The Algoriphagus sanaruensis genome window below encodes:
- a CDS encoding SusC/RagA family TonB-linked outer membrane protein codes for MQTKFYTYLMVVAMLWLGTGMVYAQDIQVTGTVNDETGSPLPGVSILLKGTTRGTTTDLDGKFSISGPSSGVLVFSFIGYNTVEETIGSRSKIDLSLTPDMSNLEEVVVVGYGTQKKSQLTGAISSVGNKEIQELPITDARQALQGRAAGVDVVQPGSKPGSAPQVRIRGRRSFNASNEPLYVIDGIPTVGGLEDINPQDITSMEVLKDASATAIYGSRGSNGVVLITTKRGSAGKTVVSLDSYYGISSELGRIEVFDGPGFAEYKRESRRATGAYPEGPATAEADAKLFEPVELESINLGRSTDYVAGLMRQGNIQSHQIGVSGGNEKTSFFVSGNYFKDLGVIQKQDFSRYTFRINLDHKISDKVRIGTSTLITFSERNGENFNPIGGALQENPLGKPFDDEGNLIFLPTSDGLRTNPFAEVVPGAQVDETYRTRIFNSLYLNWEIAKGLTYRVNFGPDYTVRRTGRFTGSQTNSRRGGDATASVDDRFQLNYTLENILTYTKTFKSVHNLNLTALQSFQRDKFEQSTISVLGIPAPSQLYHRLGDASQITGANTNLVEWALLSYMARANYDYKGKYLITATVRADGSSRFGQNNRFGIFPSVAFGWNMHEESFLKNSSFVDQLKFRASYGSIGNQAITPYQTQALLGRTSYAWDNTAAFGYRPNTIGNPDLRWETSTTFNTGFDFSILKNKIFGSIEYYITNTSDLLAPQPLPNSTGFGGFTTNIGETQNRGIELSLSTLNIEKGDFTWSTDMIFTRNREEIISLPNGDDIAAGRFIGQPLTVFYDLKKIGIWQTSERDIATSFGDKVGEIKIEDANGDGKINSLDRQVLGSAVPDFSIGMTNRFAYKGLDVSFFVFGRVGSLIRSAFHDNFNSLFGRYNNLAVDYWTPNNPTNLYPRPNQNQERPKYNSSMSYFSGTFLKVRNINFGYNFARETAEKIGLTSLRLYSSIQNPFIFSEYRKVHKGIDPETFIDGEQGVEGGVINANIAPPVVQFTFGINAKF; via the coding sequence ATGCAAACAAAATTCTACACGTACCTGATGGTGGTGGCGATGTTGTGGTTAGGCACCGGGATGGTGTACGCGCAAGACATCCAAGTCACCGGAACGGTAAACGATGAAACAGGATCACCACTACCAGGTGTATCCATTCTATTGAAAGGTACCACAAGAGGTACCACTACGGACTTAGATGGAAAATTTTCCATTTCAGGACCAAGTTCTGGTGTATTGGTCTTTTCATTTATTGGATACAATACCGTAGAGGAGACAATTGGAAGTCGAAGTAAAATTGACCTTAGCTTGACTCCTGACATGTCAAACCTCGAAGAAGTGGTAGTTGTCGGTTATGGTACTCAAAAGAAAAGTCAATTAACAGGCGCTATTTCTTCGGTAGGAAATAAAGAAATCCAAGAACTCCCGATTACTGATGCACGTCAAGCGCTTCAAGGTCGAGCTGCTGGGGTAGACGTAGTTCAGCCAGGTTCAAAGCCAGGTTCCGCGCCACAAGTTCGAATCCGTGGTCGTCGTTCTTTCAACGCTTCCAACGAGCCTCTTTATGTAATTGATGGTATTCCAACTGTAGGTGGCTTGGAAGATATCAACCCTCAAGACATCACCTCTATGGAGGTATTGAAAGATGCTTCTGCGACTGCGATTTATGGATCCAGAGGTTCCAATGGGGTTGTTTTGATCACTACAAAAAGAGGTAGCGCAGGTAAAACGGTAGTTTCTTTAGACTCATATTACGGAATTTCCAGCGAACTGGGAAGAATCGAAGTATTCGACGGACCTGGATTTGCGGAATATAAGCGTGAATCAAGAAGAGCTACAGGTGCCTATCCAGAAGGGCCTGCAACTGCAGAAGCAGATGCCAAACTTTTCGAGCCTGTAGAGCTTGAAAGCATCAATCTGGGAAGAAGCACTGACTATGTGGCTGGCTTGATGAGACAAGGCAATATTCAAAGCCACCAGATCGGTGTATCAGGAGGCAATGAAAAAACTAGCTTCTTCGTATCAGGAAACTACTTCAAAGATCTAGGTGTAATTCAAAAACAAGACTTCAGCCGATATACTTTCCGAATCAATTTGGATCATAAAATAAGTGATAAAGTAAGAATCGGTACTTCAACTCTTATCACTTTCAGTGAGCGAAATGGTGAAAACTTCAACCCAATCGGAGGTGCCTTACAGGAAAACCCACTAGGCAAACCTTTTGATGATGAAGGAAATTTGATTTTCTTACCTACTTCTGACGGTCTGAGAACCAACCCATTCGCTGAAGTAGTACCTGGTGCTCAAGTAGATGAAACCTATCGTACCAGAATTTTCAACAGCTTGTATTTAAACTGGGAAATTGCTAAGGGTCTAACCTACCGGGTTAACTTTGGTCCTGACTATACTGTAAGGAGAACAGGAAGATTCACCGGATCTCAAACCAATTCTCGTAGAGGTGGTGATGCTACAGCAAGCGTAGATGATAGATTTCAGTTAAACTATACGTTAGAAAATATTCTTACCTATACCAAAACCTTTAAGTCAGTACACAATTTAAATCTGACGGCACTACAATCTTTCCAAAGAGACAAGTTTGAACAATCAACCATATCTGTCCTTGGTATTCCTGCCCCTTCGCAGCTTTACCACAGATTGGGAGATGCCTCACAGATCACAGGTGCCAATACCAATTTGGTAGAATGGGCTTTGCTTTCTTACATGGCTCGTGCAAACTACGACTACAAAGGAAAGTACCTTATAACTGCGACTGTTCGTGCTGACGGTAGTTCCAGATTCGGTCAAAACAACCGATTCGGTATTTTCCCTTCAGTAGCTTTTGGATGGAACATGCACGAAGAGTCTTTCTTGAAAAACTCCTCTTTCGTAGATCAATTGAAATTTAGAGCTTCTTATGGTTCTATCGGTAACCAAGCGATTACGCCATATCAAACACAAGCCTTATTGGGCAGAACCTCCTATGCATGGGATAATACTGCAGCATTTGGATATCGGCCAAATACCATTGGTAACCCTGATTTGAGATGGGAAACATCTACCACATTCAATACCGGATTTGATTTCTCAATTCTGAAAAACAAAATTTTCGGTTCAATTGAGTATTATATCACCAATACTTCTGACCTACTCGCGCCACAACCACTACCGAATTCAACAGGTTTCGGCGGCTTCACAACCAATATAGGAGAAACTCAAAACCGAGGTATTGAACTATCACTTTCCACACTTAATATTGAGAAGGGAGATTTTACCTGGTCAACTGATATGATTTTCACCAGAAATCGGGAAGAAATTATATCCTTGCCAAATGGCGATGACATTGCTGCTGGAAGATTCATTGGTCAACCATTGACTGTTTTTTACGATCTCAAAAAGATTGGAATCTGGCAAACATCAGAAAGAGATATTGCTACTTCTTTTGGTGACAAAGTCGGTGAAATAAAAATTGAGGATGCCAATGGAGATGGAAAAATCAATTCACTTGACAGACAGGTTCTTGGATCGGCGGTACCTGATTTCTCCATAGGTATGACAAACAGATTTGCTTATAAGGGATTAGACGTTTCCTTCTTTGTCTTCGGTAGAGTAGGATCATTGATCCGAAGTGCTTTCCATGATAACTTCAATTCCTTATTTGGTCGATACAACAACCTTGCTGTAGATTATTGGACGCCTAATAACCCCACCAATCTTTATCCAAGACCAAATCAAAACCAGGAACGGCCAAAGTATAATAGCTCTATGTCTTATTTCTCTGGCACATTCCTGAAAGTAAGAAACATAAACTTTGGATATAATTTTGCCAGAGAGACCGCTGAAAAAATCGGCTTGACAAGTCTAAGATTGTATTCAAGCATTCAGAATCCATTCATTTTCTCTGAATACCGCAAGGTTCATAAAGGTATCGACCCTGAAACCTTTATCGATGGCGAACAAGGAGTAGAAGGCGGGGTAATCAATGCCAACATTGCTCCTCCTGTGGTTCAATTCACCTTTGGTATCAATGCTAAATTTTAA
- a CDS encoding RagB/SusD family nutrient uptake outer membrane protein, whose protein sequence is MKTNKITYTVKNITRIGALAASLLFVQSCQDALQEDVISQIGSEYLNTSKGLDDAVSAAYSTMRIWYGTERGNNFTEFGTDIYTNGADGSWKFMNTYTNQFDSNNGHARELWDEFYRGINTCNAVIDRAANITGVSDAVKTQRIAEAKFIRAHHYFILVQLFGPVELRLTETNVPTKEVSRTPESEIYAAIIQDLTEAIPGLENKKASSNYGRATQYAAKHLLGRVYLTKGTSSAKAGDDFAKAETELQAVVNNGVGLKLLPDFGQVHAFGNEINDEVIWSVQYTRSPLTNGGGNNSHVFFLMEYDTQPGMQRDTENGRPFKRYRPTVYAMETVFQNRENDSRYKKSYKDTYRSNRPGTYNASFDNTKGSLTFATGDTTMFLPGYEMTPEERAKRPYQVLVPSAYTEKLFPALTKHLDPGRVDRTQFEGGRDYIAMRLADTYLLLAEAQFRQGKIAEATATINVVRRRAAWPGKEAAMEITADQMTFDFLMEERARELTGEQTRWLDLKRWGNLIERVKLYNPQAAPNIKDFHVLRPIPQNQIDRAEGGASAFPQNPGY, encoded by the coding sequence ATGAAAACGAATAAGATCACATATACCGTAAAAAATATAACACGCATTGGGGCTTTGGCAGCAAGTTTACTGTTTGTCCAGTCCTGCCAAGATGCTCTACAAGAAGATGTTATCTCTCAAATTGGCAGTGAATATCTAAATACCTCAAAGGGACTAGATGACGCTGTTAGTGCAGCCTATAGTACCATGAGAATTTGGTATGGAACTGAACGAGGAAATAATTTCACTGAATTTGGAACAGACATCTACACCAACGGTGCGGATGGTTCATGGAAATTCATGAATACCTACACCAATCAATTTGATTCCAACAATGGTCATGCTAGAGAATTGTGGGACGAATTTTATCGTGGAATAAATACCTGTAACGCAGTTATTGATCGTGCAGCAAATATCACGGGCGTATCAGATGCTGTTAAAACACAACGTATCGCCGAGGCAAAATTCATTAGAGCACATCACTACTTTATTTTGGTTCAATTGTTTGGTCCAGTAGAATTGAGACTTACAGAAACCAATGTCCCAACCAAAGAAGTAAGCAGAACTCCAGAATCTGAGATTTATGCAGCGATTATCCAGGATTTGACAGAGGCAATTCCAGGTTTGGAAAACAAAAAAGCTTCTTCGAATTATGGTAGAGCTACTCAATATGCCGCAAAACACCTGTTGGGTAGAGTTTATTTAACCAAAGGAACATCATCTGCTAAAGCTGGAGATGATTTTGCAAAAGCAGAAACCGAACTTCAGGCAGTGGTTAATAATGGCGTTGGTCTAAAGCTACTTCCTGATTTTGGTCAAGTTCATGCTTTCGGAAATGAAATCAATGACGAAGTAATTTGGTCGGTTCAATATACTCGTAGCCCATTGACCAATGGTGGAGGTAACAACTCTCACGTATTCTTCCTTATGGAATACGATACTCAGCCTGGTATGCAGCGTGACACTGAAAACGGCCGTCCGTTCAAGCGTTACAGACCTACAGTCTATGCGATGGAAACTGTGTTCCAAAATCGTGAAAACGACAGCCGATACAAAAAGTCATATAAGGACACCTATAGATCAAATAGACCAGGAACCTATAATGCCTCTTTTGATAATACAAAGGGATCTTTAACGTTCGCAACTGGTGACACAACCATGTTCCTTCCTGGGTACGAAATGACTCCAGAAGAGCGTGCAAAGCGTCCTTATCAAGTATTGGTACCTAGTGCTTATACAGAAAAACTCTTTCCAGCATTAACCAAGCACCTAGATCCAGGACGAGTTGACCGTACTCAATTTGAAGGTGGACGTGATTACATCGCTATGAGATTAGCTGACACCTATCTCCTACTTGCTGAGGCGCAATTCCGTCAAGGAAAAATCGCTGAGGCTACTGCTACGATCAATGTGGTAAGAAGAAGAGCTGCATGGCCTGGCAAAGAAGCCGCAATGGAAATCACAGCGGATCAAATGACCTTTGATTTCTTAATGGAAGAAAGAGCAAGAGAATTGACCGGTGAGCAAACTCGTTGGTTGGATTTGAAGCGTTGGGGCAATCTAATTGAGCGAGTTAAGTTGTATAATCCTCAAGCAGCTCCAAATATTAAAGACTTCCATGTATTGAGACCAATTCCACAAAACCAAATTGACCGGGCCGAAGGCGGTGCTAGCGCATTCCCTCAAAACCCTGGATATTAA
- a CDS encoding THUMP domain-containing class I SAM-dependent RNA methyltransferase: MIDFNQKQNVFITCKDRSVVYLEQELRELGFFPKSISRTGIEISASMEDCMDLNLHLRTASLVLYELKSFYLHDAEDIYRRFKAIPWEEYLDVDGYFSVQSTAENESITTPLIVNVKVKDAIVDRFRQIYGRRPDSGPDLSGLVIQVYWKGTDATVYLNTSGETLAKHGYRKIPGKAPMMESLAASTIMATEWNTRVPFINPMCGSGTLAIEAALMASKRYPGLFRDEYAFQQIKGYKEEAYQAKKRKLEQKVIHDPGVKIIASDISLQAVSFAQENAAYAGVEHMIEFEVCDFAETQIPEGPKGVIMFNPEYGERLGENSELEEVYKRMGDFMKQKCAGYRGYIFTGNMELAKKVGLKASRRIEFWNATIDCRLLKYDLYQGRRD, from the coding sequence ATGATTGATTTTAACCAAAAACAAAATGTTTTTATCACCTGCAAGGATCGCTCTGTGGTCTATTTGGAGCAGGAATTACGGGAACTGGGTTTTTTCCCTAAATCAATTTCCAGAACTGGAATTGAAATTTCGGCCAGCATGGAAGATTGTATGGATCTCAATCTTCACTTGCGAACTGCCTCGCTTGTTTTGTATGAGTTAAAATCATTTTACCTTCATGATGCTGAAGATATTTATCGAAGATTTAAAGCGATTCCTTGGGAAGAATATTTAGATGTAGACGGTTATTTCTCAGTTCAGTCGACAGCTGAAAATGAATCAATTACGACACCATTGATTGTCAATGTCAAGGTAAAGGATGCAATTGTAGATCGATTCCGTCAGATTTATGGAAGACGACCGGATTCTGGGCCAGACCTTTCTGGATTGGTGATTCAGGTCTATTGGAAAGGGACGGATGCCACTGTGTATTTGAACACCTCTGGAGAAACCTTGGCAAAACATGGCTACAGAAAGATTCCAGGAAAAGCACCAATGATGGAGTCTTTGGCTGCTTCAACAATTATGGCAACGGAATGGAATACCAGAGTTCCTTTTATTAATCCGATGTGTGGATCCGGTACACTTGCTATCGAAGCTGCATTAATGGCAAGTAAACGCTATCCGGGTTTGTTCCGAGATGAATATGCTTTTCAGCAAATTAAGGGATACAAAGAAGAGGCCTACCAAGCTAAAAAAAGAAAGTTGGAGCAAAAAGTTATTCATGATCCCGGTGTCAAAATAATCGCTTCCGATATTTCCCTTCAGGCAGTTTCGTTTGCTCAGGAAAATGCTGCCTATGCAGGAGTGGAGCACATGATTGAGTTTGAGGTTTGTGATTTTGCGGAAACTCAAATTCCTGAAGGCCCTAAAGGGGTAATCATGTTTAACCCAGAATATGGAGAGCGTTTGGGGGAAAATTCAGAATTGGAGGAAGTCTACAAACGGATGGGGGACTTTATGAAGCAGAAATGTGCTGGATATAGAGGATACATATTTACTGGAAATATGGAACTCGCAAAGAAGGTTGGACTAAAGGCAAGTCGAAGGATCGAATTTTGGAACGCGACTATCGATTGTAGACTTCTCAAATACGATTTGTATCAAGGAAGAAGAGATTAA
- a CDS encoding 3-keto-disaccharide hydrolase, with amino-acid sequence MKFKLLTLLLLLSLNQIASAQKENWKNLFNGKDLSGWKAVAGKATFEVKDGTIEGTAVFGTGNTFLVSEEMYTDFILEVDLKINHISSNSGIMARGQFNPDARNGQGLVYGYQIEADPTPRAWSGGIYDEARRGWFYPLDLNPAAKSAFKMGEWNTYRIEAIGNTIKTWVNGQEVAYFMDDMDAKGFIGLQVHAIQKQEDEGRKTYFRNVRIQTENLKPTSFKGDVFVVSTLKNELSDLEKKNGWKLLFDGKSSQGWKGAYKESFPEKGWTINDGELTIQKSDGSESTNFGDIVTTEKFSAFDLAFDFKITEGANSGVKYFVTLSEGNSGSAIGLEYQILDDANHPDAKQGINGNRTLASLYDLIKAEKQARFVRKPGEWNQGRVVVYPDNKVEHYINGVKVVEYVRGSQEYRDLVAISKYKIWKNFGEAAEGHILLQDHGDEVHYKNIKIKVLK; translated from the coding sequence ATGAAATTTAAATTACTTACGCTGTTGCTTTTGCTTTCACTAAACCAGATTGCATCAGCTCAAAAAGAAAATTGGAAAAACCTCTTTAATGGGAAAGACCTAAGTGGATGGAAGGCTGTGGCCGGTAAAGCTACTTTTGAAGTAAAAGACGGAACAATCGAAGGAACGGCTGTTTTTGGAACAGGAAACACCTTTTTGGTCTCCGAAGAAATGTACACCGACTTCATCTTGGAAGTAGATCTAAAAATCAATCACATTTCCTCCAACTCAGGGATTATGGCTAGAGGTCAATTTAATCCTGATGCGAGAAATGGTCAAGGTTTGGTCTATGGCTATCAAATAGAAGCAGATCCTACCCCGAGAGCCTGGTCTGGAGGTATTTATGATGAAGCTAGAAGAGGATGGTTTTATCCATTGGATCTGAATCCTGCTGCAAAGTCAGCTTTCAAAATGGGAGAATGGAATACCTATCGAATCGAAGCCATTGGAAACACAATTAAAACCTGGGTAAATGGTCAAGAAGTCGCCTATTTCATGGATGATATGGATGCCAAAGGGTTCATTGGACTACAAGTCCATGCGATTCAAAAACAAGAAGATGAAGGCCGGAAAACCTATTTCAGGAATGTCCGAATTCAAACGGAAAACCTCAAACCCACTTCATTCAAAGGAGACGTTTTCGTGGTCAGCACTTTGAAAAACGAACTTTCGGACTTGGAAAAAAAGAATGGCTGGAAATTATTGTTTGACGGTAAATCAAGCCAAGGATGGAAAGGCGCTTACAAAGAATCTTTCCCTGAAAAAGGATGGACGATTAACGATGGAGAATTAACCATTCAAAAATCTGATGGAAGTGAATCGACCAATTTCGGCGATATCGTCACCACTGAAAAATTCAGTGCTTTTGATTTGGCATTTGATTTCAAAATTACAGAAGGCGCAAATAGCGGAGTTAAATATTTCGTAACTCTTTCGGAAGGAAATTCAGGATCGGCAATTGGATTGGAATACCAGATTTTGGACGATGCCAATCATCCTGATGCCAAGCAAGGCATTAACGGAAATCGAACTTTGGCTTCACTTTATGATCTCATAAAGGCTGAAAAACAGGCGAGGTTTGTTCGCAAACCAGGAGAATGGAATCAAGGTCGGGTGGTTGTTTATCCTGACAACAAAGTAGAGCACTATATCAATGGGGTTAAGGTCGTGGAATATGTAAGGGGATCACAGGAATACCGAGACTTGGTAGCAATTAGCAAATACAAAATCTGGAAAAACTTTGGCGAAGCTGCTGAGGGTCATATTCTACTTCAAGACCACGGAGATGAAGTTCATTACAAAAACATCAAAATCAAGGTATTGAAATAA
- a CDS encoding Gfo/Idh/MocA family protein, giving the protein MSNSNRREFIKKSAVATLGISAFGAVGFSPKSYARIIGANDRLNVAIAGLGRRLGAYYEPIGLKSSNVNLLYLCDAMKSQMPKAAKNFEKWIDYQPKQEQNILKVLEDNEVDVLINATPDHWHAPGTWLAMERGKHVYVEKPCSHNPWEGELLIALQKKYNKVVQMGNQQRSAPESREIISAIHNGAIGKVYMAKAFYSNNRGAVPLPKAQAAPDGLDWDLFQGPAPRKPYMHDTWDYNWHWYGWDYGTAETGNNATHELDVARWALQVDYPSEVMITSGKMHYPEDGWVMYDTMDATFKFGNGTIIQWDGKSRNSYKTYGSDRGTIIYGTEGSVYVDRGGYKQFDRSGKEVKSNLASNNEGGTVLGGGGDMSTTHVVNFFNAVRGIEKQNSNIEEGAVSTLLCHLANISSRVGENLICDPKNGHILNSEKGKALWTREYEKGWEPPRV; this is encoded by the coding sequence ATGAGCAATTCGAATCGACGAGAATTTATTAAGAAAAGCGCGGTGGCAACTTTAGGAATCTCCGCTTTCGGGGCCGTAGGGTTTTCTCCAAAATCGTATGCCCGAATTATCGGAGCAAATGATAGACTGAATGTTGCTATCGCAGGATTAGGAAGAAGATTGGGGGCTTATTATGAACCCATTGGGCTCAAATCAAGCAATGTCAACCTGCTTTATTTATGCGATGCGATGAAATCCCAAATGCCGAAAGCAGCCAAAAACTTTGAAAAATGGATTGATTACCAACCCAAGCAAGAACAGAATATTTTAAAAGTTCTGGAAGACAATGAGGTGGATGTGCTGATCAATGCGACACCTGACCATTGGCATGCTCCAGGAACTTGGCTAGCAATGGAGCGGGGAAAACATGTGTATGTTGAAAAACCTTGTTCTCATAATCCATGGGAAGGAGAATTATTGATTGCCTTGCAAAAGAAATACAACAAGGTCGTTCAAATGGGCAATCAACAACGGTCAGCCCCAGAGAGTAGAGAAATCATTTCTGCCATTCATAATGGAGCAATTGGAAAAGTATACATGGCCAAAGCCTTCTATTCCAATAACCGTGGAGCTGTTCCTTTACCAAAAGCCCAAGCTGCCCCAGATGGATTGGACTGGGATTTATTTCAAGGACCAGCACCAAGAAAACCCTACATGCATGACACTTGGGATTACAACTGGCATTGGTATGGTTGGGATTATGGCACTGCAGAAACCGGAAATAACGCAACACACGAATTGGATGTGGCGAGATGGGCTTTGCAAGTAGACTATCCTAGTGAAGTCATGATCACCTCGGGAAAAATGCATTATCCCGAAGATGGATGGGTGATGTATGACACCATGGATGCTACGTTTAAGTTTGGCAATGGTACCATCATTCAATGGGATGGAAAAAGCCGAAACAGTTACAAGACCTACGGATCAGATAGAGGTACTATTATTTATGGAACGGAAGGTTCAGTGTATGTAGATCGGGGTGGTTACAAACAATTTGATCGAAGCGGCAAAGAGGTCAAATCCAATTTAGCTTCAAACAATGAAGGAGGAACTGTCCTAGGCGGAGGTGGCGATATGAGTACCACTCACGTGGTCAATTTCTTTAATGCAGTTCGAGGAATCGAAAAGCAAAATTCCAATATTGAGGAAGGCGCAGTATCTACCTTACTCTGCCATTTGGCAAACATTTCAAGTCGAGTCGGGGAAAATTTAATCTGCGATCCTAAAAATGGACATATCCTAAACTCGGAAAAGGGCAAGGCACTTTGGACCCGAGAATATGAAAAAGGCTGGGAACCGCCGAGAGTTTAA